In Telopea speciosissima isolate NSW1024214 ecotype Mountain lineage chromosome 10, Tspe_v1, whole genome shotgun sequence, the DNA window taaaaatgAATAGTTTAGATTTATGAATTTTGGAAACATcacctttcattattttatagATAACTACTATTTGGAGAAGTGTTCTATGTGGGAGTATAACTCCTACACACGAGGCATGAAGTGGGAGTATCATTTGCATATTTCATGGGGGTGATGTAGTCATTTTACCTCTCCACGTGTCTAGGTGCAAGACGTACACATCctgatagagttctttttcccctaTTCATATCTTGCCGACCCAAATACAACCTTAGCGAGTGTTTGGATAGAAAGCAATGGAAACAAGCAAATAAAtgattaaaatagtaaataacGACATTCCAAATTTGCCAGCAAATCTTTAATCTCCTCACAAGTTCACAACGTACACGTTCAAGCATCCCCCCCCTTAGATTATGGCGAACCCCATGTGGCAGCCGTACAACTCTCTTTTATCTCTATCATCTCTGACTGAGTTTTCTAATACCATCTCACACGTGTGCTTTATTCCTTCACTtcctctaaagtctaaaccaaCTCAACCGAAGTATACAACCCAGAAAAAGCTACTCTCGTTATTGTACTTCTTATTATAGGCAAGTTAATTAATCTGAACCGTCCAATTCCTTTGATTTCAATAAACAATCCTAAACCCTCGATAAAAGTGGGGTATATGTACCTTAAAGATCAATTGCATTGTAAGTTGAACAGGAGCGAAACACATTAAAActtcccaaatcccaatcccTCCAATCGAAAAAAGCAAAGCTTTAAATGCACAAAAATGGCGTTTTTCCAATAATTTAAACATAAAACTACATCAACCCAAGAGCTACGAAACCCATCAAAagctcttcctttcccttccctctctctctgtttctcaagtccaccttttcttcttcctcgtcCTCCTCTCTCGCTCCATTGTCCCCTTCTTCTCTCCGTCCTTCTGTGTCTGATGATGGAGAAGACATCGCCGGAGTTAGACCTAGACAAGCTGAGAGCGATCAAGGTTCTGGGCAGAGGAGCCATGGGCACTGTGTTCTTGGTTCACGACCAAACAACAGACCCAGATGCAATTAATCCCTTCGCTCTTAAAGTTGTAGAGAAATCGACCCTCTCCTCCAAATTCGATGGTGAACGACGGGCAAGATGGGAAGTCTCGGTTCTATCTAGCCTGAATAACCCTTTTCTTCCAACCCTTCTGGGAACTCTCGAGACCGATGAGTACATGGGTTGGGCTGTGCCGTACTGTCCCGGCGGCGATCTCAACGTGCTCCGCTACCATCAGACAGACCATGTATTCTCCCCCACCGTCATCCGCTTCTACGTCGCCGAAATCGTTTGCGCACTTGAGTACCTACACAGTTTGAACATTGTGTACCGTGATCTCAAGCCTGAAAATGTTCTCATTCAACAATCCGGCCACATCGTCCTCACCGATTTCGATCTCTCCCGAACCCTCAAACCCAGATCAGCCGGATCCGCCGGCTCGTCCCCGGATCCGGCAGTTCTGGAGATAGAAGCGGCAGAGGTGAAGAGTAACGCAAAGCACCGCAGGAACTTGACCCGGCTTATCTCCGTCGCGACGGAGGTTGCCATGTTGAAGAAGGTGAAGTCGGCGCGTGTCTCACCGGTGAGTCGAAAGAGACCGAGCTTCTCCAACGGAGAACGATCCAACTCGTTCGTGGGTACGGAGGAGTACGTGTCACCCGAAGTGGTACGGGGTGACGGACACGAGTTCGccgttgattggtgggctctGGGGATCTTTACGTACGAGATGATGTACGGTACGACGCCGTTTCGCGGGAAGAATCGGAAGGAAACGTTTCGGAACGTTGTAACTAAACCACCGGAGTTCGTGGGAAAACGGACGGCTCTCACGGACTTGATCGAACGGTTACTAGAGAAGGACCCCACAAAAAGGCTCGGGTACGGTTACGGTGCGGTGGAGATTAAAAAGCATCCCTTCTTCAAAGGGTTGAGATGGGATTTATTGACGGAGGTGTTACGGCCGCCGTTTCTGGCGTtgagagaagaaggggagaaagtAACGGAGCAAAGAACAGAGTGTGGGACCGACATTAGGGAGTACTACCGGAATCTTAGGTCTCCGCCGTCAATTCCTCCGTCGCCGTCATCAGAATGCCGAGATCGGGTAGATTTGCCGTTGGCAGAATTCTGACCCATACTCACTTACCAGTGTAAGTATTTTAATATGAAAGttaatagcaaaaaaaaaaagataataaaatgaaaaatttattAATTTCGCCGTTTGTACAGagagaaaagacaaaatgatAAGCCTGAAAACGACGTTAGAATGAGAGTAGCTCTTAGTATTGTTTAAAGTTAATTTTAATTAAGGCTGTCCTACTTTAGAtaggacgaaattttgctgctacccgTGTTGTAcgaacttttttattttcttattgctCGATCTAGCAGCTAAAGAATTCGAATCttgaaaaaaatactaaaacctaataacctaaaagagaaatgaattattccatttgcCAGCCTAGGTAATATGAAAGTCATCCAATCAAATTGGAATAGGGTAGGCTTTTGGAGTACGGAGAGGTATTTATCCGAAtcggtttttttatttttttaattgctttGTCAGCAATGTGTTGCATGGTTTTAGGAATTTGGATACTCTA includes these proteins:
- the LOC122641451 gene encoding serine/threonine-protein kinase UCN-like, whose translation is MMEKTSPELDLDKLRAIKVLGRGAMGTVFLVHDQTTDPDAINPFALKVVEKSTLSSKFDGERRARWEVSVLSSLNNPFLPTLLGTLETDEYMGWAVPYCPGGDLNVLRYHQTDHVFSPTVIRFYVAEIVCALEYLHSLNIVYRDLKPENVLIQQSGHIVLTDFDLSRTLKPRSAGSAGSSPDPAVLEIEAAEVKSNAKHRRNLTRLISVATEVAMLKKVKSARVSPVSRKRPSFSNGERSNSFVGTEEYVSPEVVRGDGHEFAVDWWALGIFTYEMMYGTTPFRGKNRKETFRNVVTKPPEFVGKRTALTDLIERLLEKDPTKRLGYGYGAVEIKKHPFFKGLRWDLLTEVLRPPFLALREEGEKVTEQRTECGTDIREYYRNLRSPPSIPPSPSSECRDRVDLPLAEF